GACGCCCGCGGTGACCAGTGTGATAAGTGTGGAAAGCTCATCAACGCAATCGATCTAAAGGTATCACAAATCCTGAGTCAGCAATTCTCACACTTATTGTTTGGTTGCTATAGTCACCGCGTTGTAAGGTGTGTTCCCGAAAACCAAGGGTCATGACCTCTGACCACCTCTTCCTGGACCTCTTCAAggtaaccacacccaccactgtgtggggggggcactagtacatgtaagcacttataattataccccccacagcttgAGAAGTCTGTTGATGAGTGGTTCCAGAGCTCGTCTAAGAaaggtacgtacatatatttggaaatgtaaaattaatattgtgcAATAGGTCTACGTCAACTATTCTGAATACAAGTTAACTTGCGTAATAATTGATACTAAAATTACTCGATAATTATACGTTTAATAATACCACCATTGTTCAGGACTGTGGTCTGTTAATGCTGAGCAGATTACTCGCTCGTGGTTGAGGGACGGACTCAAGCCTCGCTGCATCACCAGAGACCTCAAGTGGGGCACGCCCGTCCCTCTGCAAAGATACACTGACAAGGTCTTCTACGTCTGGTTTGATGCTCCTATAGGGTCAGTACTCGAGCTGTTGTGTGTGCTCACTTTGATTGTCTGTAACTCTTATgtcattttgtagctctttggtGTGCTTAAAGCAACGAGCCAATAGAGACCTACTCTACATTGTTCATGTCTGTGTTCTCCGTGTGTGTAGGTACCTGTCCATCACTGCGTGCTACACTGATCGCTGGGAGGAGTGGTGGAAGTCACCTGAGAATGTGCAGTGCTATCAGTTCATGGCTAAGGACAACGTTCCCTTCCACACGGTCGTGTTCCCTGCATCTCTGTTGGGGGCAGATGATCACTTTACTCTTCTCAACCATATCAGTGCCACAGGTACACACCAGCTAGCGCTTGTATGACCACATTTATTTGCTCAGTGAAGTGTGTTGAACACTGTCCCGCTCACACACACGTGCCCACACAGAGTATTTGAACTATGAGGACGGCAAGTTCTCCAAGAGCcgaggtgtgggtgtgtttgggACCAACGCTAAAGACACGGGCATACCAGCTGATATCTACCGCTTCTACCTCCTCTACGTGAGGCCAGAGTCTCAAGACAGCTCCTTCAGTTGGGACGACTTTGTCACCAAGAACAACTCTGAGCTACTCAACAACCTCGGGAACTTTGTCAACAGAGTCCTCATGTTCATCAAGAATAACTTTGGATGGTGAGACCACTCTCCCTTTCTTTGTATACTTTTTTTATTTGTTCGTGTAGTACCATTCCTGAGATGTCACTGACAGATGGGGATATAGAGTTTGTTGCCATGGTGACCCGAGAGCTTAGAGGCTACCTCAACTGTCTGGAGAATCTGAAGTGAGTCTATATAAATGTACGCTGTTTCCATGGTTACCATATGTGTAGGATCCGAGATGGATTGCGACACATACTAGCAATCTCTCGCCATGGCAACGTGATGGTACAAGGAGCTAAGCCGTGGGTACTAGTGAAGGGAACACCACAGGACAAGTGAGACACAGTTGGACTATTGTTGGTTTAGGTGGTTTTTCTCCGAACAGGGCCTATTTTGATGGCTACAGTTTATTGTCTGTAACTAAGTTGAGATTATACAAATTCGTATGCATTGTAGCTGGTTGATtaagccccccccccagagCTCGAGCTGGGTGTGTGTTGGGAGTGTGTGCCAATGTTGTGTGCCTCCTGTCAGTCATGCTACAACCCTACATGCCACAAGTTAGTCGTCGTATTCAAGAACAGCTGCAGGTAAGAGGAGGTGCTGCTGtgctgaccacacccacaccacacccactatagGTATCCGAGGGTGTGAATGTGCTCACAGATAATCTCCTCCCACACATTCAACCAGGACACAGGATTGGAACAGTGAGTTTGAGCATCTTTAGTTCCATTCGTCCAATCATGTGTTAAAACTGAATGTCTATTTTAAGGAATCATTTTAAtgtgtgctgtacatgtgtatgcacatattattattattattgcccACTGTCCAccctcgtgtgtgtgtgtgtgtgtgtgtgtgtgtgtgcgtgtgtgtgtgtgcgtgtgtgtgtgtgcgtgtgtgtgtgcgtgtgtgtgtgtgcgtgtgtgtgtgtgtgtgtgcgtgtgcgtgtgcgtgtgtgtgtgtgtgtgtgtgtgtgtgtgtgtgtgtgtgtgtgtgtgtgtgtagccagAGCCACTGTCCAccctcgtgtgtgtgtgtgtgtgtgtagccagAGCCACTGTCCacccttgtgtgtgtgtgtgtgtgtgtgtgtgtgtgcgtgtgcgcgtgtgcgtgtgcgtgtgcgtgtgcgtgtgcgtgtgtgtgtgtgtgtgtgtgtgtgtgtgtgtgtgtgtagccagAGCCACTGTCCAccctcgtgtgtgtgtgtgtgtgtgtgtgtgtgtgtgtagccagAGCCACTGTCCacccttgtgtgtgtgtgtgtgtgtgtgtagccagAGCCACTGTCCAccctcgtgtgtgtgtgtgtgtgtgtgtgtgtgtagccagAGCCACTGTCCAccctcgtgtgtgtgtgtgtgtgtgtgtgtgtgtgtgtgtgtgtgtgtgtgtgtgtgtgtgtagccagAGCCACTGTCCAccctcgtgtgtgtgtgtgtgtgtgtgtgtgtgtgtagccagAGCCACTGTCCacccttgtgtgtgtgtgtgtgtgtgtagccagAGCCACTGTCCacccttgtgtgtgtgtgtgtgtgtagccagAGCCACTGTCCacccttgtgtgtgtgtgtgtgtgtgtagccagAGCCACTGTTCACTAAGATTGAAGATGGAGTGGCGCAGAGTCTGAGGGAGAGATTTGCTGGGAAGCAAGGGGGTGTGGCCGCTACCATGACAACCAACACTGTAGATCTTCAGAAACAGCTGGACGATCAAGTGAGTATCACATTACCTGGTACAGTTGacgtagtgtgtgtgtgtgtgtaggcggTGTTGGTGAGACAATTGAAATCTCAAGGGGGTGTGGCCAAGGATAAGGTTGACAAGGAAGTGAAGAAGTTACTGGAACTGAAGAGCAAACTTGGTACATTATATATTTGAGTGTGCTATTGTCATCTTTACTTTGCCCCACCCCACCTCATGCAGGAGTTGCACCAGCCGGGAAAGACAAGAAATCCAAGAAAGGAAAGAAATGAGCAATTCCTCTGCAGGAATAAATTCATGGACTGTAAaaatcaaaattaatacaaaaaCAATTTTTCATCTGATttccggtataattatggttttatATGGATGGCAGTTATATGGTTTATAAGTTCATAGTTCAAGCCTGGCCCTATTATCGTTTAATGTGACGTATTATGCTCTACAATGATGATAAACTGAAAAACTTTATGCTATTGACAGGAATTGAACTGGAACCGATCTATAACGCTACTACTACCTGGAGTGAACATCATGATAATAATACAATCTGAATGTAAGTGTTCCAGTCAGTATCAAGTGTTGGTGGCTCTTCCCTTGCCTAGTTTATAGGCTCTCACGATAGCTTTCTCCTCCAGTTGTCTGTTGAGCCGTGCTCTAGACATCCTCTTCCTCTTTGTAACCTCCCCACCTCCAAGGAGACCTTTGACCTGTCTCTCTAACAAAACACTCACATTGAAATCATCAGGCATCTGTGTAAGggtttgtgtaca
The Halichondria panicea chromosome 11, odHalPani1.1, whole genome shotgun sequence DNA segment above includes these coding regions:
- the LOC135344434 gene encoding methionine--tRNA ligase, cytoplasmic-like isoform X1: MIPLVASSGSDTMATTLDCTPGDTDYLKTVLLRLYARLGEGTLTINEGCDDGRLALRLSDGGVLSSSNEICRYLCAEGGRDDLCGGDPCRQALVDYWLGWEAGQLKSCVRSSLVSGRPSHDLLACLGRLEGHLNTGSGRSLVGDQPTLADIVVWSTLYVLLAPDAPDSFHGDYPRVCSWFISLAQLEEFTTSVWKASSDRGYDLFRTITLRLGGARNTPISAHPPPVKSAPVNKPVHKPDTPADSSADHVITAAECAEVKRVWSHGLNHAPRPVKRDHPILPLPGERNILITSALPYVNNVPHLGNIIGCVLSADVFARYCRLRNYNILYICGTDEYGTATETKALEEGISPQEICQKYHDIHVEIYKWFNIQFDHFGRTSTPQQTQIAQDIFWRLKERDFISEETVEQLQCQQCNMFLADRFVEGICPFCSYEDARGDQCDKCGKLINAIDLKSPRCKVCSRKPRVMTSDHLFLDLFKLEKSVDEWFQSSSKKGLWSVNAEQITRSWLRDGLKPRCITRDLKWGTPVPLQRYTDKVFYVWFDAPIGYLSITACYTDRWEEWWKSPENVQCYQFMAKDNVPFHTVVFPASLLGADDHFTLLNHISATEYLNYEDGKFSKSRGVGVFGTNAKDTGIPADIYRFYLLYVRPESQDSSFSWDDFVTKNNSELLNNLGNFVNRVLMFIKNNFGCTIPEMSLTDGDIEFVAMVTRELRGYLNCLENLKIRDGLRHILAISRHGNVMVQGAKPWVLVKGTPQDKARAGCVLGVCANVVCLLSVMLQPYMPQVSRRIQEQLQVSEGVNVLTDNLLPHIQPGHRIGTPEPLSTLVCVCVCVARATVHPCVCVCVCVCVRVRVCVCVCVCVCVCVCVCVCVCVCVARATVHPRVCVCVCVCVCSQSHCPPLCVCVCVCSQSHCPPSCVCVCVCVCSQSHCPPSCVCVCVCVCVCVCVCVCV
- the LOC135344434 gene encoding methionine--tRNA ligase, cytoplasmic-like isoform X2 — translated: MIPLVASSGSDTMATTLDCTPGDTDYLKTVLLRLYARLGEGTLTINEGCDDGRLALRLSDGGVLSSSNEICRYLCAEGGRDDLCGGDPCRQALVDYWLGWEAGQLKSCVRSSLVSGRPSHDLLACLGRLEGHLNTGSGRSLVGDQPTLADIVVWSTLYVLLAPDAPDSFHGDYPRVCSWFISLAQLEEFTTSVWKASSDRGYDLFRTITLRLGGARNTPISAHPPPVKSAPVNKPVHKPDTPADSSADHVITAAECAEVKRVWSHGLNHAPRPVKRDHPILPLPGERNILITSALPYVNNVPHLGNIIGCVLSADVFARYCRLRNYNILYICGTDEYGTATETKALEEGISPQEICQKYHDIHVEIYKWFNIQFDHFGRTSTPQQTQIAQDIFWRLKERDFISEETVEQLQCQQCNMFLADRFVEGICPFCSYEDARGDQCDKCGKLINAIDLKSPRCKVCSRKPRVMTSDHLFLDLFKLEKSVDEWFQSSSKKGLWSVNAEQITRSWLRDGLKPRCITRDLKWGTPVPLQRYTDKVFYVWFDAPIGYLSITACYTDRWEEWWKSPENVQCYQFMAKDNVPFHTVVFPASLLGADDHFTLLNHISATEYLNYEDGKFSKSRGVGVFGTNAKDTGIPADIYRFYLLYVRPESQDSSFSWDDFVTKNNSELLNNLGNFVNRVLMFIKNNFGCTIPEMSLTDGDIEFVAMVTRELRGYLNCLENLKIRDGLRHILAISRHGNVMVQGAKPWVLVKGTPQDKARAGCVLGVCANVVCLLSVMLQPYMPQVSRRIQEQLQVSEGVNVLTDNLLPHIQPGHRIGTPEPLFTKIEDGVAQSLRERFAGKQGGVAATMTTNTVDLQKQLDDQAVLVRQLKSQGGVAKDKVDKEVKKLLELKSKLGVAPAGKDKKSKKGKK